The Macrobrachium rosenbergii isolate ZJJX-2024 chromosome 14, ASM4041242v1, whole genome shotgun sequence sequence GCCATTTGCGCGTCACTGTGAATCCGTTGCTGGGTACTGTGATGTAGTTGAAGATTcgtagaatgataataataataggaatccCGTAGgcgggcagtgccgtcagtgtacctcacgcggtgcactgtggacattacttgaagttctttgcaacgtcccttcggtccctatagctgcatcccctttcattccttttactctacctctgttcatattccctctcttccatcttactgtccaccctctcctaacaaatgacttaacattattttcagggctgaatgatctcatagctaccagcgcttggctttgacctagattttatattccaaaaagatgaaaatgcagaAGAATAACTCCTTATCATTactgttcctattattattaatttatattgcaTTGTTGCAACGTGATATTGCCTTTTACTTTCCAGTAGTCGGTGCAAACCGGCTTGTAATCTCTCGCCTGCATGTTACTACGCAATTGACGGAGTTTCAACTTTCTGAGGAGTAATTTATGAGTCACTGTCATAAACATATCCAatccccaggagagagagagagagagagagagagagagagagagagagagagagagagagagagatttaaagaccACTTTTCCtaagtttgtaatatttttctttatttcggtAAAGCGCTAATATTTAgcggtaaataattttttttatcgctaAAATCTCTAAATGACTGTTATATGGTTTATAATCTGTcgttaaatgtttgtttattttaaaatgtctcttGTACAGAAAGGTGAGAAAATTTTTATCTGCATTATCGAATGAGAAAAGAAGCCTCTttaggaaatgagaaaatgaatgaaatcaagATATTCCAGTCCCTTTTTGCTATTAAATTTAggtataaaatttgcattttggaGAAACTTTgaacctctctctgtctgtctgtctgtctgtctgtctgtctctctctctctctctctctctctctctctctctctctctctctctctctctatatatatatatatatatatatatatatatatatatatatatatatatatatatatatatatatatatatatatatatagataatatatgtatgtatatatatatatatatatagataatatatatatattatatatatatatatatatatatatatacatatgaatttctgactcacatcaggatcgaacccaggtctttcaatttgaaaggcaagggcgctgcccactagacttgtatggccttgtgggcagcgcccttgccttcaattagaagacctgggttctgatcctgatgtgagtcagaaatttatttctgttccagacgtgattgtgtgttgattatttctaatacatatatatatatatatatatatatatatatatatatatatatatatatatatatatatatatatatatatatatatatatatatatatacattcaagtaCGTAAAAACGTACACAAGAACTACCTCCTCCCCCCTCACACGAGACCCACACAGACACGTACAGATAAACATCTCCACGTACGTACCCGTCCGTGCGCCGGCTATCCGCATTGATATGCAAATGGCGGAGACTCcttacgcacacacagacacctgCGCGATACTAGGCAGGTGTTCGATTCCCTGCACGTAGATAGAAGTGTCAATACGCGTTTTAGATACATAACACTTGTTTTTTTCATGAAGCTCTTTCttatgtttttgataatttagGCATTTATTAAAAGGAAGCCTTCTCATTTGTTCGTAGGAATAAACAAGAAATCAATGACGATAGTAAACAGTAATGACAGAGGTGTCAGTAAGTGTTTCAGATCCTCAACACTTTTTattaacacttgtttttttatgaagtccGTCCATATGTTTTgatttgtgcatttattaaaagGAAGCTTTTCTTATTTGCTCgtagaaataaacaagaaatcaaCACGATAGTAAGCaacttttgtttgtgttgtttggTCTGTtactcgtttgtttatttccaatGTATCTGAAGGAAGCCTTTTTGTTGATTCTTGGAAACTTTCTCATTTATTCATAGAAAGGAACAAAATCAATGACGATAGTAAACAGCTATAGTTTGTGTTGTTTGCTCAGtgacttgtttgtgtgtgtctgtttgtattttGCAAGTGTATCTaaaaggaagttttctaatttattcacagaaataaacaaaatcaatgaaGATAGTGTTTATGTTATTTGctcaatgactttttttttttttttttttttttttgcaagtgaaTTGCACAACTTGGTATTTCTCTTCTATTCACGTTTCTCTTGTGCTGTGGTCATGACATTTTATTACAGGTCttcatccaaacacacacacatatgtatacatataatatgtatatatatatatatatatatatatatatatatatatatatatatatatatatatatatatatatatatatatatatatatatatatatatatatatacatatacatacatatacacacacacacatatatatatatatatatatatatatatatatatatatatatacgtgtgtgtgtgtttattaaaagaaagatacGTATTGTGACAAAACCTGAAGTTCATTATGTTTgctatttcaaaatcatttgagGTCACACCTGTGTTCACTCTTCTGAGATTACAACATGAACGTTCTTACAACGAGGTTCAATTTCTTAGCAAATTTCTCTAATATTTACTcttcttacattttatatatatatatatatatatatatatatatatatatatatatatatatatatatatatatatatgtgtgtgtgtgtgtgtgtgtgtgtgtgtatgcatgtatgcatatatacagatacatatacatttacatttacacacacacacacacacacatatatatatatatatatatatatatatatatatatatatatatatatatatatatatatatatatatatatatatacatttaatttacaGAAACATTTCAGTATATAtccataattaaaataattaacttaTTCATGTCTGATAGTATATAGACTATACATATAATTTAGCGAAAGGAACACATAGTTTGTATGTGCATCCTTGTACTGGTAAAAAAGTTAGTTCTGTTATAGCATAAGGAAGACTAAAGCTAAATACTCTGACTGATAAAaccaaatatatcaaatatattgaaAGGATATCATTTAAGTTAATGGCAAGAATATAATTTAGTGAGTTGCCCCTGGAATTGAAAGAATGTAAAACAATGACAACATTCAGAAGAAATCAGAGACATGTTTATACAGAAACACGTAAGAAATTAAGGACAAATTCATTAAGAAAGGTGAAgaactaaaacattaaaataacaaagaaatgggaCTGACGGATAGATTAGtggagatatataataaatagttcTGCACCTATCCAGTaagctatatatatttctaggCTTCTAAGACgaacatttcataaaatcatgAAATGTTGGAAAAAAAACTCGATTACTGAATACAGGAAAGAAATTATGACCTCATAAATGATGGAAACCCATAACACAAGAGAACGGGTACTTACAGTGAGTGAAAAGgcaatttataagtaaaatggtCTTTTAAGATGACAACCTGTAGGTTCGGTAGTGTTGTTATAATGCAGAAAAATCTGTTTTAACCTTATGAGTTTCTCCTTGAAGAGTAAGATTTATCtcgtcattattttaaaaaaatacaaatagtaTATGTTGTAGTATGTAATGCAtatgaataaagatttgaatttgaatttgattcACTCAGCGTGAAATAAAGGGTAAAAGCGGTAGCTAAGAGGTACAAAATAATGCGTTCAATAGATAGTTTGGTACCagaaacattaaataatgaaaatgacagtttATGCTAGTAAACTAGTCGAGTGTTGACTATTTCTGTCGTTTTGAATCCACGAATGTCAGTAATCAAATTTCCTTCATGAACTTTTCAGTAGCTTCAAGGGATCATTAGTTGAAGAGTGTAACTGAGAGTACATTAGTCCCTGATTCCAGTAGCTTTAGGAATTATCTTCAGAAGAGTATAAATGAGAGTACATTAGTCCCTGATTCCAGTAGCTTTAGGAATTATCTTCAGAAGAGTATAAATGAGAGTACATTAATTCCTGATTCCAGTAGCTTTAGGAATTATCTCTAGaagaatataaatgagaatacatTAGTCTTTGATTCCAGTAGCTTTAGGAATGATCTCCAGAAGAGCATGAATGAGAGAACATTAATCCCTGATTCCAGTAGCTTTAGGAATGATCTCTAAAAGAGTATGAATGAGAGTACATTTGTCCCTGATTCTAGTAGCTTTATAAATGATCTCTAGAAGAGTATAAATGAGAGTACATTTGTTCCTGATTCCAGCAGCTTTGGGAATGATCTTCAGAAGAGTATAAATGAGAGTACATTTGTCCGTGGTCCAAAATATTTCTGTATCAGCCGAGATAATTTATTACCGGTTATATTGAGCTTTAGATATGATCTGATTATTCGTGCCGCACGGCACACCAGAGATTTCCCATTTGCTCTGAGCACGAGAACAATCATCGTAGCGAATTGCTGATTGTTCTAGAGGCTGttgaatgtccaggttccaggTTCTGCTGGAAGCTGGCGGTAACCCAACAGGTATACCTTATTTGAATAAGGGTTGCAGCAATAAGGTTGCAGCTTTGCAGCCGCTACAGTCTTCCCTGTTACAAATCACGGTCGTGATCAGAATAGCAGATTACCGCAgacacgtcctctctctctctctctctctctctctctctctctctctctctctctctctctctctctctctctctctcgatttttcccctttttcgagTGAAATCGACGTCAAACTGAAAACACTGCCGCCAACGCCGCATCCATTTTCCACGCCAATTATTTTTACGCCGGGTAACCAAAATATTTTCCGGAGGAGAAAAGGTATTTCCGAGAGAAATATCAACCCCAGGGACGCTATTATCGAAATCCTTTACCTACAAGATTTAACAGAACGCTTTCTTGCAAGGAAgactcttcttcttccacttacCCAATGTTTTTGTCGTAGAGATGGGAAAGGATTCCTATTGGCCGGATGCTGTGGCAAACTCACCTCCCGGTTGGTCAGATCTTGACGAAGGGCGGGGTTAGTGTGACAGTGGGCGGAGTTTAGGGGTAATCTCAAATGCGAGGCAAAACAGAGGGCCGACCGCCATTGTCTCTAACGCAAGGGAAGAGTAAAAGTGGAATCCCGGTCCCTTGACTTCTGCGTTTCAGGTTCAATATCGAAGGGTTCTCGCCGCCGGAGGTGCCCCGCGATACCTATGtcaattttaagtgtttttatttggttttagtaTTTCTTAAGAGTTTGGTTTGATCAGAGAAGCCCCTAGACAATCTGGAACCTTTGCAAGACATCTGGATCCCTTCAGGAGAAACCTCAACACCCCTTCTCCCGAAAATAATACTCGAGGTCTTTAAGTTGTAACTCGGCCATCGCAAAACTCACCATCTCAAGTAGTGGGATCTCGGACGGGAGAGATTCTGTGCGCCTGTGTTTttcgaagtgtttttaagtgcGTGCTTGCGCGTGTGCGTTGGTTTTGAAAACAGGTGGTGATGGGCGGGTCGCCCTCCTGAGTGTATCATGGTTCTGGTGGACGGGTCTTCTTCGTCAGACGCCGCCATGTTCCCGACGGCCAACAGGCCGCCCCATTCGGTGGTGGCCCAGCAGAGCCATCCCGGGTATTTCGGCTATTACCCCCAACAGtcctcccaccaccaccaccatccccACCAGTATGGCCCTCTGGACTCGAACTACAACTTCCAGCCCTTCATGACGGGCCAATTCGGAGACGGACTTCAGGGGGGCGCCTGGCACAACCCAGCGGCCGTTTATATGCCGCCTCCGCACCACTCGGCTGCCGCGGCTGCAGCAGCCCACTGCACACAGCAGCGTTCTCCAGGGTACGACGACTGGAGCGCCTCCATCCACCAGAACGGCGCCGGAGGAGCCTCGCCCCTACCGCCGTCGCTGTCGGTGACGGCCTCAGGACCCCAACTTCAACAGCCGCCACATACCCCTTCGCCCTGCGCCCCCGGGGCCACAGTCCAAGCGGGGCCGGGCTCCCCTTTTTCCCACTTCCCTAAACTGCCTTCAGTAGGAGGAGGCCCTCCAGATTACGTTACCGACGGAGGAGGTGGTCTTCCCGGAGGCGGCGGGGGGGCGCAGTCGCCGCACGAAAGTATTCTGGGACTTGGAGACGGCGCGGGGGACGCAGCGTCTCCCCCTACGGCTCAAGGGCCGCCCCCGAGGCCACAGCAGGTTCGGTCGCCGTACGAGTGGATGAAAAAGCCCTCCTATCAAGCCCAGCCCAACAACGGTAAGTGGGGGTTTttcatgaaggttttttttaataatttttttccctccgttaaaaaaattaatattgtatgagataGAGAGACGTAAAGATGACGGCGACCTCTCAAAGCATAGGTGGTCTTGGGTCGTGGGTATTTTGTAGTTATAAAACGATCCGTTGCTtactaaacttattttttatttttgcgcaatttccttatttttcaggatagtttttttttttttatattcaagctTGTACGCATTGTTACGGGTATTACCGCACCTCTTGGCTTTTGGGAACGCCATTTTTTACTAGCATTTTAAACTGCGGAATTTTCACGATATTAGTCCTACTATCTATCCATTGCTAACAAACAGGTTTGAATACTTTAGAAGGTAGGAAACTAAAAATTCTTAATTATCTGCCCATTTACTATTTACGGATGTAGGAAATCCAGATCTCTAGTTAAAGTCGGTTTCTTGTGCCTCCTGTGCTTAATATTTAACAGCATTTAACTCGCCTAGGCATTTTATTTTCCCTAGCACTGTTTCAGCTACTCagaaaaaccattctttatttatttttttataaccagCTATACGGTTGTTTTTCTCTACCGAGGCATTTCGTCTAAGTCGCTCTCAGTTACTCACTTCAACAACCATTCGTAAGTCGTTTGTTCGGCATTTGACGGATACATATGAACTAAAATCGCCATTCATTTTGTGTCGGCATGCATATTTGCCTTCATTAACTTATTTGCCTAAAAATGAAGTTTGAACCGCCTCCGTTTTGTCGGTCTCTCATTATATTTTTAGTCGCAAAAGGGAGTTattaattaagatttatttttcttaatatgtttagtgacattttttgttttctgttttgctttgagGACTTGAGAGCAATCTTATCGTCACTTTTAGTTGTATAATTTTATAAGCCTTGCTGTGCATTGCTATTGGTTATCAATGGAACAGGGAGGACAGTCGAATTCCAATGAGAAAGACGTTTATAAAGAAGCTGTATCGTCGAATGTATTAGTCCATACAAAGGAAGTcaaagaaaatagtttatatatatgtatgctagtATTTTGTAGTACTAAAGGAAAGctatataatttatacttttttatctgCGTTTATCTTTATAggtttatataaaactaaatactgAAATTGCATCGAGTGtcataaaatctatttttccGCTTGGcgctatattttattatttactgtacgcatattattatcataacaatgAATTTGAATGGTGATTCTACTTGAAATATCcggtatattttattattattaataatattatttgtctatctcagtcatcctattcgacgatgtggtatttatagtgtggggttccgggttgcatcctgcccccttaggattccatcacttttctcactatgtacgctgtttctagtagcacacacttctgcatgagtcctagagctacttcggcatctagcttttcaagattccttttcagggatctggggatcatgcctagtgatcctatgattatgggtgcaatttccactggcatatcccatatcctcattatttcgattttcaggtcttgatacttatcaatgtgttgttattattattattattattattattattattattattattattattattattctagcgATGTTTTTGAGTTGCAGTGCTACTTAAAATATCCTgtgaattacaaattaaaaatttagtcaTATGTGAAGCCTGCGCCTCAGATGGGCCTTGAGTATcgtatgaaattttaaagtaaatgagGATTTTCAAAGAGAATCTTCAACGTGGAAATTATCAAGTaagattactatattattattaaatgaactgAGAGAAAGATATACGGCTTGAACAGTTTGAAGTTGGTCCATTTTCTGTTCAATTAATTCAGAACATGCatgtaattactgttatttcttcGCCGTTGTAATGATTTGTAACAACCGTTTGTCATAATCGTAATATTACGTGTTGATGCTttttgatatattgatatattacagtattccttgacactatctttttttttttgtaatatttcttgttggtgctttttaata is a genomic window containing:
- the LOC136845903 gene encoding homeobox protein CHOX-CAD-like isoform X2; amino-acid sequence: MVLVDGSSSSDAAMFPTANRPPHSVVAQQSHPGYFGYYPQQSSHHHHHPHQYGPLDSNYNFQPFMTGQFGDGLQGGAWHNPAAVYMPPPHHSAAAAAAAHCTQQRSPGYDDWSASIHQNGAGGASPLPPSLSVTASGPQLQQPPHTPSPCAPGATVQAGPGSPFSHFPKLPSVGGGPPDYVTDGGGGLPGGGGGAQSPHESILGLGDGAGDAASPPTAQGPPPRPQQVRSPYEWMKKPSYQAQPNNGKTRTKDKYRVVYSDHQRLELEKEFHYSRYITIRRKSELASMLGLSERQVKIWFQNRRAKERKQMKKRDELLQKEKLENVSYHPPTVTPIPPMPPMQPMHAHVSSAQHMPTSKPLMMDVKPVIGLD
- the LOC136845903 gene encoding homeobox protein CHOX-CAD-like isoform X1 translates to MVLVDGSSSSDAAMFPTANRPPHSVVAQQSHPGYFGYYPQQSSHHHHHPHQYGPLDSNYNFQPFMTGQFGDGLQGGAWHNPAAVYMPPPHHSAAAAAAAHCTQQRSPGYDDWSASIHQNGAGGASPLPPSLSVTASGPQLQQPPHTPSPCAPGATVQAGPGSPFSHFPKLPSVGGGPPDYVTDGGGGLPGGGGGAQSPHESILGLGDGAGDAASPPTAQGPPPRPQQVRSPYEWMKKPSYQAQPNNDGAYLDLDGLTMKGKTRTKDKYRVVYSDHQRLELEKEFHYSRYITIRRKSELASMLGLSERQVKIWFQNRRAKERKQMKKRDELLQKEKLENVSYHPPTVTPIPPMPPMQPMHAHVSSAQHMPTSKPLMMDVKPVIGLD